The region TTAATTGTTTTTGCAAATTTTCCTTTAATGCAGTCGACACATTTGTCTGCATCTGAGAAGTCTAATGGGAGGAGTATTTCATTTTTAACTAAGCGTtccattctccccctcgaaatgtggcccaAACGACAATGCCACAATTTCGAAGAATTACTTACTCCTTTCCATTTCTTCTCAACATTAATTTCATCACTCACATGCATAACTGAATCATTATGAAGAGATAACATGTATAGTTGGCCTCGTCTAACACCGATGCCTACATTCTTATTACATTTGATCAAAGCAAATTGTTTCTTGCCAAAATGGCACTCATACATATCATCATCTAAACGAGAAACTGAAATCAAATTCCTACTTAAGGTAGGCACATAAATAACATTATTCAATCTAAGAGTGTGGCCAGTGTGTAGCTCCAACGTGAGAGATCCCACAGCTTCAACATCGGCCTCAACTCCGTTCGCAACCTTAagctttcttgttcctcctcttatGGTTTGGATCGTATCGAATCCCTGCATAGAGTTAGCAACGTGAGTGGTTGCCCCTGAATCAATCCACCGTGACTTTATTGAAAAATCAACATAAAGTGATTCATCTACAAAAGTAATTTCATCAATACCTCTTTTGTTCATCCATTTTAGAAAGCCTGGGCAGTCCCTTTGATAGTGTCCCTCTTCTTTGCAGAAGTTACAAGCATTTTCTCCAGCAGTGGAGCTGCTAGGAGCAGAAGAAGAACCACCGGCTTCTTTACCCTTGAATGCCTTAGGGTTGAATGGCTTAGTGCCTTCTTTCTTGACTTGCCATTTCTGAGGCTTAGGGAAACCTTGTCCGTCATGCTTTCTCTTGTTAGAGCCAACATGAAAGACATGGTCTTTCTTCTGCCTCATGATCCTTTCTTCCTCCTGGACGATTCTTGCGGTCATCTCAGAGAGTGGCCATTTTTCCTTTAGAGAGTTATAGTTGACCTTAAATTGTTCAAACTCTTCAGGAAGAGACTCAAGAATAATTATGACAAGAAGGGCTTCACTTAAAGAACACTCCAAAGCCTTAAGCTTGGTGAAAGCATTTACCACCCTCAATATGTGATGCCTAACATTTCCGTCAATAGTGTATTTTTGAAGAAGTTTAGCAAAAAGCTCATGAGCATACACTTTGTCGGAGCCTTTAAATTGCTCCTCCATTTCAGTGAGGAAATCTTTAGCAGTATCTTTCTTAGGGAGTGCTTCAGAAATGTCCGGCGATATTGTCGCTTTCATGATGAGAAGCGCAATATGGTTGGACTTATTCCACTTTTCCATCTTAACATCATACTCCTTCTTGAGTTCTGCATACCCTGTGACACCCGCCACAGGTGCCACAGGTTTTTCTTCCCTCAAGGCATAGTCAAATTCATTACAACCCAAACATAATTCGACTTGGGACTTCCAACGAGGGAAGTTACTCCCCGTAAGTGGTTCGATCGTGTCGGACCGGAATGGAGCGGAAGCTGAAATCATCATAAAAGTTCATAAGTAAAGTTGCATGATTATAAATTTACGTTGGTAAATAAACAAACATGCCAAGTATTTAATTTCAACTCCATGTCAAAACACCGTTGGGCAGAAAAAACATGGATTTAAAATATCATAGGGGATGACTCATAATAATAAAACAACGTTGGTCCGAATTAAAATTAGAGTCATTTCATTCTTAATTTAAGCATCAACATAAAAAAACATTATCATTATTTGATgtccaaaaaaaaacttcatcatcCAAAAACACATAATAAATCCTGAATAAAATATCTCGTTGGTTCAATTTTACCCAGAATAATAATGTGTTTATTACATTTTTACGCATTTTCTTGTTTAAGCAGTGCAAATCA is a window of Triticum dicoccoides isolate Atlit2015 ecotype Zavitan chromosome 2B, WEW_v2.0, whole genome shotgun sequence DNA encoding:
- the LOC119366949 gene encoding uncharacterized protein LOC119366949 — translated: MMISASAPFRSDTIEPLTGSNFPRWKSQVELCLGCNEFDYALREEKPVAPVAGVTGYAELKKEYDVKMEKWNKSNHIALLIMKATISPDISEALPKKDTAKDFLTEMEEQFKGSDKVYAHELFAKLLQKYTIDGNVRHHILRVVNAFTKLKALECSLSEALLVIIILESLPEEFEQFKVNYNSLKEKWPLSEMTARIVQEEERIMRQKKDHVFHVGSNKRKHDGQGFPKPQKWQVKKEGTKPFNPKAFKGKEAGGSSSAPSSSTAGENACNFCKEEGHYQRDCPGFLKWMNKRGIRYDPNHKRRNKKA